Sequence from the Actinomyces slackii genome:
TCCAGAACCGCCCGCAGGTGCTGGGCGAACTGGCTGGTCACCGCCCCGTCCTGCGTCCAGTGCCCCGAGTTGTGGGGGCGCATCGCCAGCTCGTTGATGTAGAGGCGGGTGGGCTCCCCGAAGCGCTCGACGGCGAAGAGCTCGACGGCCAGCACTCCGGTGACCCCGAAGCGCTCGGCCACCTCCCGCCCGATCGCCTCAGCCTCGTCGGCGGCCCCTGAGTCCAGGCCCGGCGCCGGGGCGATGACCTCGGCGCACATACCGTTCTCCTGGAGGGTCTGCGCCACGGGCCAGGCCTCCACCTGCCCGCTGGGGCTGCGGGCGATGAGCACCGCCAGCTCACGGGTGAAGGGGATGGCCTGCTCCACCAGGAGGCTGCTCACCGCTCCCCCGCCCAGGCTTCCCCCTCCTCCGGCCGACGGCGCCTGGGCCGGCTCACCGGCGGGGCCCTGTCGGTCAGCGGAGCCCTGCTGGCCATCGGGGTCGGGCGAGCCGGCAGCGGAGGCTGCCTCGAACTGCGAGCCGGTCTCCGCTGCGGCCTGTGAGCCGACGGCGCCCGCGGCGGCCACCGCGGCCAGCCAGGAGGCCGCCTCCCCCTCCTCCAGGGCCTCCCGACCGTGCACCAGCAGCACGCCGTGCCCGTCGTAGCCCCCGCGCGGGGTCTTGAGCACCACCGGCCAACCGTGCTCGGCGGCGAAGGAGGCGATGGCCTCGGCCATCTGCTCGGCGCTGCCGGCGACCTGGGCCCAGGCGGGCTGGGGCAGCCCCGCCGCCTCCATGGCGCGCCGCATGGCGAGCTTGTCACGCGCCAGCTCCAGGGCGCGCGGAGTGGGCTGAACGCTGACGCCCTCGCCCTGGAGGGTCTCCAGCAGCGCGGAGTCCTGATGCTCATGCTCGAAGGTGAGCACCTGCGCGCCGTCGACCAGGGCCCGCACCGCGGCCTCGTCGTCGGCCGCCCCCACCGGGGCGTCCACGGTGACCTGCCCGGCCGAGCCGTCGGCGGCCTCGACCAGCACCCGCAGCCCCAGCCCCAGGGCCGATGCCTCCTCCTGCATCATGCGGGCCAGCTGCCCGCCTCCCACCACGGCAACGATCGGTGTGCTCACACCGCCTAGGCTACCCGCTGCCGCCCCCGCCCCCGATGGTGGAAACAACCATCGCCGCGCGGCCCGGCTCGTGGACGGATCCCCCTTCCGTCCCACTAAGGTGTGGCGGGTGAAGAAGGTGAGGAATTCGCGCACCGGCCAGGTGCTGGCCGTCTGGGCGGCGGCCACCGCCCTGAGCTTCATCATCCTGCGCCTGGGCGCCCAGGACACCCCTGCCACGAACTGGGGGCAGGCCGCCCCGAGCTGGCTGGAGCACATGGCCTTCTGGGACGCGGGCTGGTATGAGCGCGTCAGCCGGGAGGGCTACCCCGAGACGCTTCCCACCGACCCCTCGGGCAGGGTCTCGCAGAACACCTGGGCCTTCATGCCGCTCCTGCCCGCCCTGGCCGGGGCGCTGGGATGGACGGGGTGGTCCTTCTACGCCTGCGCGGCGCTGGTCGCCATCATCGCCTCCGCCGGCGCCGCCGTGGTCATGGACCGCTGGCTGGCCCCCCGCACGGGACCGACCGCCTCCCTGTGGGGGGTGGCGATCCTGTGGACCTCCCCCTGCGCGGCGATCCTCCAGGTTCCCTACGCCGAGTCGCTGGGCCTGCTGCTGGTGGGCGCGACCCTCATGCTGGCCGATCGGGGACGGGCGCTGACGGCGATACCCTTCGCCGTCCTGGCCGCCTTCGCCCGTCCGGTCGGGGTGCCCCTGGGGGCGGCCCTGTGCTTGTGGTGGGCCTTCGAGGAGGCGCGCGCACGGGGATGGGTCCCCCACCACTGGTACTCCCGCCTCCTGCCCACCCACACGCCGACCAGTGCCGGGCAGCATCCGCGCCTGGCCATCCTGGCCCTGACCACCTGCGCCGCGGCCCTGAGCTGGCCGGTCATCGCCTGGGCGACCACGGGCCGGATGGACGCCTACACGGCCACCGAGACCTCCTGGCGGGGCGAGCACCTCATGCCCTTCACCCCCTGGCTCGTCCGCTCCCAGTGGTGGGTGGGGGCGCACCTGGGCTGGATGCTCGTGCTGGCGGTCCTCGCCCTTGCCGCACTGGTCCTGACCTCGCGCTCCCTGCGCACCCTGGGGGCACCGGCATGGTTCTGGTGCGCGGGCTACATGCTCTACCTGCTGGCCTTCTTCGATCCGACGACGTCGCTCTTCCGCCTGCTGCTGCCCCTGGCCCCCCTTGCCTGGGCCGCCGCCCAGGCGGCGGGCTCCACGCGCCGTCGCCTGGCCGTCATCGCGGCCGGCGTGGTGGGCCAACTGCTGTGGGTCTCCTGGGTGTGGGACCTGGGCTCGATCTCGATCCGCTGGGTGCCGTGATGACACGGGGAGCACACCCCAATGATCGGGTCGTCCCACAATTCACTCAAAGTCAATAGGATGCCCTCCATGGCCGCTTCAACCACTGACCATCACCCGTCGCTCCGGGAGCGAATCAGGGCATGGGTCACGGAGTTCATGCAGTTCGGTCTGGTGGGAGCACTGGCCTTCGTGGTGGACGTCGGGCTGTTCAACCTGCTTCAGCACGGGCCCACCGGCATCCTGGCGGGCCACCCCAACACCTCGAATGCGGTGGCCGCGGCCACGGCGACCCTCTTCTCCTGGGTGGCCAACCGAATGTGGACCTACCGCGGCCGCACCCAGGAGAACACCGCCCGCGAGGCGCTCCTGTTCGCCTTCGCCAATGCGGGCGGAGTGCTCATCACCCAGTTCTGCCTGCTGTTCACCCACCACATCCTGGGGCTGTCCTCGCCCCTGGCGGACAACATCGCCGCCTATGTGGTGGGCTTCGGCCTGGCCACGGCATTCCGCTTCTTCTTCTACCACTACATCGTCTTCACCGGCGTCCCCGACGAGCCCGCCCAGGAGGGGGTCGTCGTGGGCGCGAGCCTGGGCGGCATCCCCGAGGAGTGGGATGAGGTCAATGACGGCATGCGCCGCTGAGGCCCCGGTGCGGGCTCAGCACCCGTCACCCCGGGCCTGAGGGGTGCCCGATCCCACATGCCGGAGGGGACGCCTCTCACGGCGCAGGGCGGGGGCGGGCCCTTAGCCTTGAACGGTGAGCGCCCTATCCACCGTCATGACCACTGCCCTGCCGGCCATGGGGCCGGCTCCCGCCCTTGGCCCCGAGTGGCTCGACCCCGCCAACATGATCACGGCCTTTGTCGGCTGGGTCGGCCCCTGGTCGGTCCTGGCCGTCGCCCTGGTGATCTTCGCCGAGACCGGCCTGCTGGTGGGCTTCTTCCTGCCCGGCGACTCCCTCCTGTTCACCCTGGGGCTCTTCGTCCACCTCGGCGAGGTCGACCCGAGTCAGGGTGTGCCCGTCAACATCTGGATCGTCTCCCTGACCATGTGGGTGGCGGCCATCGTGGGTGATCAGACCGGCTACTACATCGGTCACAAGGCCGGACCGGCGATCTTCAACAAGCCCGACTCCCGCCTGTTCAAGCAGGAGTACGTCGAGCGCACCCACGAGTTCTTCGAGCGCCACGGCGGCAAGGCGGTGACCCTGGCGCGCTTCGTGCCGATCGTGCGCACCTTCACCCCGGTGATGGCCGGCGTGGGCAAGATGGGGTACCGGCACTTCATCTTCTACAACGTCCTGGGCGCCACGGTCTGGGCCTTCGCCCTGACCTGGCTGGGCTACTTCCTGGGCGAGTTCGAGTGGATCCGCCACAACATCGACTTCGTCATCCTGGGGATCGTCTTCGTCTCGGTGGCCCCGATGATCTGGGCCTGGCTGCAGTCCAAGCTCGCCTCCCGCAAGGAGGCGGCCTCAGAGCCGACCCGAGAGCCCGCCAACCGCGCCTGAGCCGGGCCCACTCCCGGCGGGCACGGCCCTCAGCGGCACCGCACGGTGCCCGCTGGGGGCTTTCCCGCATCCGAGCGACCTGCATTGTCCCCCAGGCCGGCCCCTGGCCAGCGGAGAGGGCCTTCCCGCATCCGAGCGACCTGCATGTGAAGGCGCCTGCGCATCGCACGGCCATGTCCGCCCGCCCACTGCCTGCGGCGCCTGTGGTTCCGGCGCTGAGCGGGGCAGGGCGCGAGCGGCAAGGCTCGCGCGTCAGGACGCTTCAGAAGCGCCGACGGCGCCCCACCGAGACCAGCGCCCCCTGGGGCAGGACGTTGTTGGGGTCCAGGGAGCGCGGGACCGCGTTGAGGAGGATGGAGAAGACGGCCGGATGGCGCTGGGCGAGCTCGATGCGCCCGCCGTCGGCCTCGATGAGGTCCTTGGCCAGAGCCAGTCCCACGCCCGTCGATCCGTGTCCCGAGACGTGGCGCTCGAAGACATGCGGGGCGATGTCATCGGCCACCCCCTTGCCCTCGTCGGCCACATCGATGAAGACGCCGTGCCCGCCGTTGGCGCTGCGCACGCTCACCGTCGTCTCCCCGTCCCCGTAGCGCAGGGAGTTCTCGATCACAGTGGCCAGGACCTGGGCCAGTGATCCCGGAGTGGCCAGTACCGGCTGGAGCACCTCGTCGGTGAAGGTGATGCGGCGCCCGGCGGCGTCGAAGGCCGGCTCCCACTCCTCACGCTGCTGATCGAAGACATCTCTGAGATGCAGGGCCTCGGTGGTCCCGCCCCCGGTGCGCCGGGAGATCTTGAGCAGGTCCTCCACCACTCCGGTCAGGCGCTCGACCTGCTCCAGGCAGGCGTGGGCCTCGGCGCGCACCTCCTCCTCGTCGGTGAGCAGCTCGATCTCCTCCAGGCGCAGGCTCAGCGAGGTCAGCGGCGTGCGCAGCTGGTGCGATGCGTCCGAGGCGAACTGCCGCTCGGCGGCGATGCGCCCGGCCACGCGCTCAGCGGAGCGCACGAGCTCGGCCTGGACCAGGTCGATCTCCTCAATGCCCGAGGAGCGCAGGCGCGGGCGGACCTGGCCCGAGCCGATCTGCTCGGCCTCGGCCGCCAGGTAGATCAAGGGCGCCGAGAGCCGACGGGCGGCCTTGGAGGCCACCACTGAGGCCGCCGTCAGCGCCACCCCGGTCAGGGCCAGGACGGTCAGGAGCACCGTGGCCACGGCACTGACCTGGTCACCGCGCTCCGAGGTGGTGCGCAGGGCCAGGATGATCCAGGCACCGCCCAGGGGAACGCCCAGCAGCACCACGGCCACGGCGACCGCGCCCATCGTCATCATCATGGTTCGACGACGCATCTGCTACCTCTTCTCATCGGGTCCGGCTGGACGGGATAGGAGAGCGCCCCGACCCAGGTGGGCCGGGGCGTGATCGCGAGCCCGTCGGCGGCGCGGCCAGTGACGCTGCTGGGCCAGCCGGCCGGCAGCCGGCCTCAGGGCGCCAGGCGGTATCCCTCGGCCTCGGCGAGCAGGATCTGGGGGGCCTCCTCATCATCACCGAGCTTGCGGCGCAGCCAGCTGGCGTGCATCTGGAGGGTCTGCGCGCTGCCGGTGGGGTCCTCGCCCCACACCTCCTTGAGGATGTCCTCGCTGTTGACCACGGCGCCGCCCCCGCGCACGAGCACGCGCAGCAGCTCGAACTCGCGGATGGTCAGCTGCAGCTCGCGCGAGCCGACGAAGGCGCGGTGGGCGGCCACATCCACGCGGATGGCCCCCAGGGAGAGCGCATCCTCGGTGGCCTCCCCGGATGCGCGGCGCACCTGTGCGCGCACGCGGGCCAGGAGCTCGGCCAGGCGGAAGGGCTTGGTCACGTAGTCATCCGCCCCGGCATCCAGGCCCACGACGAGGTCGGAGTCCTCGCTGCGGGCGGTGAGCATGAGGATGGGGATGGTCAGTCCCTGGGCGCGCACCTCCCGGGCGACGTCCAGGCCGTCGATGTCGGGCAGGCCGAGGTCGAGCACGATGATGTCTGCGCTGGCGACCTCCTCCAGGGCCCCTTTTCCGGTGCCATGGGTGAGGACCGCGTAGCCCTCCCGGCCGAAGGCCCGGGCGAGCGGCTCAGAGATAGCGGGGTCGTCTTCAACGAGCAGAACAGTGGTCACATTGGCGATCGTAGGCGACTACGGCCGCGCCCGCCATCGTCCCGGAGATCGAATCGATCAACACGGCGACAACGTGCGTGAGGTCTCAGGCGCGCTCCAGGGACCAGGGCACGATCCGTCCCAGCCCCTTGGCCACCACCTGGTGGCACTGGCCGACCCGGTAGAGGTGCGCCACCGGCCCGTCCAGGAGGGCCATGGCCGTGGCCTCGTCCATGCGGATCCCGCCCGGCTCCGCGGTATCCACGAGTCGGGATGCCAGGTTGACGGTGGGGCCGAACACGTCGCCGGAGCGTGAGACGACCCGCCCGTGCACCAGGGAGGCGCGCACGCGGATGGCCTCGGGGCCGCCCTGGAGCTCATCGACCAGCGCCGTGACGACGTCGGCCGCCGTGGGCAGGTCATCGGCGATGTACATGACGGCGTCGCCGATGGTCTTGACCACGCGGGCGCCCCTGGAGGTCACCACGTCGCGGGTGGTGTGCTCGAAGTCCTCGAGCATGAGGGTCAGGTCCTGCTTGCTCATGCCCTGGGCCCGCTGGGTGAAGGAGACGATGTCGACGAAGCCCAGGGAGCGGATGAGCGGGTAGTAGTCGGGGCCGGCCTCCTCCCGGTCCCTGCCGGCGACCTCGGCGTCGGTCCGGCTGAGCAGGGAGGCCAGGTGGCGCCGCCAGACGTAGGCGAGCTGCTTGGACAGGATGTCGACCATGTCCCCCACTTCGTCGAGGGCGGCCAGTCGCGCCTGGGTGTCGTCCAGGCCCAGGCGCTGGCCGAGGTCCACCACCAGGGTCTCGAGCTGCCAGAGCACCAGGCGATCCATGGTGTAGGACTGGGCGCGCAGCAGCTCCAGGGCGCTGGCCATCGCCAGGCCCTGACCGGGATCCTTCCCCACCAGGGCCAGGGTGTTGCGCAGCGCGGCGACATCGTTGCTGGTGAAGCGCACCTCCTGGGGGTCGACGTCGGCGAATCCCATGGCGCGCCAGAAGCTCTTGGCCGTCTCCTCATCCGTTCCGGCCTGCTGCGCCAGCTGAGCGAGGGCCAGGCTGGGCTCCTCCCCGAGGAGAAGTCGCTGATGGCCCGCGATAGAGGCCCAGTCCGCGCTGCTGGGCTGCTGTCTGTCGGCCTCCTCCAGGCCGGGCGTATCCGACGTCACCGCGCTAGAGTAGCGCAGGTCACACGAATGTGCTCAATGAGCGCCATACGGTGGACATTGGCCGCTCAGCTCATCACTGGTCACCGGGCTGGGATTGGGTGCGCAGCAGGCTGACCTCACCGGCCTGAAGGGACACCAGGCGCTCCCCGGTATCGACGACGAGCTCGGGGCGCAGGTCAACAGCGGTTCCGCTCACCTGGCCATCAGGGGTCTGGACACTGATGGCCCGCCCCAATGTGGTGCAGGCGCTGC
This genomic interval carries:
- a CDS encoding response regulator transcription factor, with translation MTTVLLVEDDPAISEPLARAFGREGYAVLTHGTGKGALEEVASADIIVLDLGLPDIDGLDVAREVRAQGLTIPILMLTARSEDSDLVVGLDAGADDYVTKPFRLAELLARVRAQVRRASGEATEDALSLGAIRVDVAAHRAFVGSRELQLTIREFELLRVLVRGGGAVVNSEDILKEVWGEDPTGSAQTLQMHASWLRRKLGDDEEAPQILLAEAEGYRLAP
- a CDS encoding 5-(carboxyamino)imidazole ribonucleotide synthase, whose amino-acid sequence is MSTPIVAVVGGGQLARMMQEEASALGLGLRVLVEAADGSAGQVTVDAPVGAADDEAAVRALVDGAQVLTFEHEHQDSALLETLQGEGVSVQPTPRALELARDKLAMRRAMEAAGLPQPAWAQVAGSAEQMAEAIASFAAEHGWPVVLKTPRGGYDGHGVLLVHGREALEEGEAASWLAAVAAAGAVGSQAAAETGSQFEAASAAGSPDPDGQQGSADRQGPAGEPAQAPSAGGGGSLGGGAVSSLLVEQAIPFTRELAVLIARSPSGQVEAWPVAQTLQENGMCAEVIAPAPGLDSGAADEAEAIGREVAERFGVTGVLAVELFAVERFGEPTRLYINELAMRPHNSGHWTQDGAVTSQFAQHLRAVLDLPLGSGAAVAPTTVMVNVIGGAGQPGQGAVARAMAAEPAASIHLYGKDWRPGRKLGHVSMALDDPHRAGEAIERLREVAAILGGQA
- a CDS encoding DedA family protein → MTTALPAMGPAPALGPEWLDPANMITAFVGWVGPWSVLAVALVIFAETGLLVGFFLPGDSLLFTLGLFVHLGEVDPSQGVPVNIWIVSLTMWVAAIVGDQTGYYIGHKAGPAIFNKPDSRLFKQEYVERTHEFFERHGGKAVTLARFVPIVRTFTPVMAGVGKMGYRHFIFYNVLGATVWAFALTWLGYFLGEFEWIRHNIDFVILGIVFVSVAPMIWAWLQSKLASRKEAASEPTREPANRA
- a CDS encoding sensor histidine kinase, coding for MRRRTMMMTMGAVAVAVVLLGVPLGGAWIILALRTTSERGDQVSAVATVLLTVLALTGVALTAASVVASKAARRLSAPLIYLAAEAEQIGSGQVRPRLRSSGIEEIDLVQAELVRSAERVAGRIAAERQFASDASHQLRTPLTSLSLRLEEIELLTDEEEVRAEAHACLEQVERLTGVVEDLLKISRRTGGGTTEALHLRDVFDQQREEWEPAFDAAGRRITFTDEVLQPVLATPGSLAQVLATVIENSLRYGDGETTVSVRSANGGHGVFIDVADEGKGVADDIAPHVFERHVSGHGSTGVGLALAKDLIEADGGRIELAQRHPAVFSILLNAVPRSLDPNNVLPQGALVSVGRRRRF
- a CDS encoding adenylate/guanylate cyclase domain-containing protein, which produces MEEADRQQPSSADWASIAGHQRLLLGEEPSLALAQLAQQAGTDEETAKSFWRAMGFADVDPQEVRFTSNDVAALRNTLALVGKDPGQGLAMASALELLRAQSYTMDRLVLWQLETLVVDLGQRLGLDDTQARLAALDEVGDMVDILSKQLAYVWRRHLASLLSRTDAEVAGRDREEAGPDYYPLIRSLGFVDIVSFTQRAQGMSKQDLTLMLEDFEHTTRDVVTSRGARVVKTIGDAVMYIADDLPTAADVVTALVDELQGGPEAIRVRASLVHGRVVSRSGDVFGPTVNLASRLVDTAEPGGIRMDEATAMALLDGPVAHLYRVGQCHQVVAKGLGRIVPWSLERA
- a CDS encoding GtrA family protein, coding for MAASTTDHHPSLRERIRAWVTEFMQFGLVGALAFVVDVGLFNLLQHGPTGILAGHPNTSNAVAAATATLFSWVANRMWTYRGRTQENTAREALLFAFANAGGVLITQFCLLFTHHILGLSSPLADNIAAYVVGFGLATAFRFFFYHYIVFTGVPDEPAQEGVVVGASLGGIPEEWDEVNDGMRR